A stretch of Phragmites australis chromosome 12, lpPhrAust1.1, whole genome shotgun sequence DNA encodes these proteins:
- the LOC133887359 gene encoding uncharacterized protein LOC133887359, producing MRAHLLTLAVLLAVAAAVPLVSAVCVPRYEKKSESESEAAVASSSSKTIPVDEYRSPEKVVSKPKMEKSDEEAVPAKNSTTGEESDESASSKKVKEKKSDESDEYASPKKVKEKKSDESDEDASAKKEKKEKPDESDEYASTKKEKKEKSDDSDESASPKKEKKDKSNNSDESASPKKEKEKSDDSDESASSKKENKSDEEATPVEISTTGEYVSSNKADSKHKKVTSYPKEGAPDEQPAPAKSSTADESGESVSPKKVISYPKEGAPDEQPAAAKTSTSTDGYVSPKQVVSQPKEETPEEPAAPVKPKVTVESLPEMMRKPVMGMLSPVIKGLCAKTDYPDVCESSITGLPEAPPAQLDGIGVLKLAMAAVRLKAIEATNAATDRMYAPGTDPAAHNALDDCTNSYSDVKSSLDTAEDALARGDMGTARTNLDSVSTDVDTCETGFSERGGPSLMADHDQVLAKLASNLLAIAAAIDH from the coding sequence ATGAGGGCACACCTCCTCACCCTCGCGGTTCTCCTCGCCGTCGCGGCCGCGGTGCCCCTCGTGTCGGCGGTGTGTGTCCCGCGGTACGAGAAGAAGTCCGAAAGCGAGAGCGAAGCCGCCGTCGCCTCCAGCTCTAGCAAGACCATTCCCGTCGATGAATATAGATCTCCTGAGAAGGTCGTCAGCAAGCCCAAGATGGAGAAATCTGACGAGGAAGCCGTGCCGGCTAAGAACTCCACCACCGGCGAAGAATCCGACGAATCTGCATCTTCTAAGAAGGTAAAGGAGAAGAAATCCGATGAATCAGATGAATATGCATCTCCTAAGAAGGTAAAGGAGAAGAAATCCGACGAATCCGATGAAGATGCATCTGctaagaaggaaaagaaggagAAACCCGACGAATCCGATGAATATGCATCTActaagaaggaaaagaaggagAAATCCGACGATTCCGACGAATCTGCATCTccgaagaaggaaaagaaggatAAATCCAATAATTCCGATGAATCTGCATCTcctaagaaagaaaaggagaaatctGACGATTCTGATGAATCTGCGTCTTCTAAGAAGGAAAATAAGTCCGACGAAGAGGCCACGCCGGTGGAGATCTCCACCACCGGCGAATATGTATCTTCTAACAAGGCCGACAGCAAGCACAAGAAGGTCACTAGCTATCCCAAGGAGGGGGCTCCCGACGAGCAGCCCGCGCCGGCCAAGAGTTCCACCGCCGACGAATCCGGCGAATCTGTTTCTCCCAAGAAGGTGATCAGCTATCCCAAGGAGGGGGCTCCCGACGAGCAACCTGCGGCGGCCAAGACCTCCACCAGCACCGATGGATATGTATCTCCTAAGCAGGTGGTCAGCCAGCCCAAGGAGGAGACACCCGAGGAGCCGGCCGCGCCGGTGAAGCCGAAGGTGACGGTGGAGTCTCTCCCGGAGATGATGAGGAAGCCGGTGATGGGCATGCTGAGCCCGGTGATCAAGGGCCTGTGCGCCAAGACGGACTATCCGGACGTGTGTGAGTCGTCGATAACGGGCCTCCCCGAGGCGCCGCCGGCGCAGCTGGACGGCATCGGCGTGCTGAAGCTGGCGATGGCGGCGGTGCGTCTCAAGGCCATCGAGGCGACGAACGCGGCGACGGACCGGATGTACGCGCCGGGCACGGACCCCGCGGCGCACAACGCGCTCGACGACTGCACCAACTCGTACAGCGACGTCAAATCGAGCCTGGACACGGCGGAGGACGCGCTCGCGCGCGGCGACATGGGCACGGCGCGCACCAACCTCGACTCGGTGTCCACCGACGTGGACACGTGCGAGACCGGCTTCTCGGAGCGCGGTGGCCCGTCGCTTATGGCCGACCACGACCAGGTGCTCGCCAAGCTCGCCAGCAACCTCctcgccattgccgccgccaTCGATCACTAG